The DNA region CCAGGTGTACGCGTCGGCGTCGGTACGCAGCGCGACCACGAGCTCCTCGGGGGCGGTGGCGGCGTTCAGCAGTCCGCCCATGCCCCCGCCGGGTCCGGCCGTACCGCCGGTCGGGCCGCCCATGGTGCCGCCCATGGTGCCGTCCGGCTGGCCACCGGCGGGGCCACCGTCGCCGGCCCGGCCGACGCCGCCGGGTCCGCCCCCGCCGTCGGGTCCGCCCCCGCCGTCGCGGCCGCCGGCCCCACCCGGCCGACCCATCCCGCCCGGCCCGGCCATCCCACTGGTGACGGCCGGTCCCGCGCTGGGAATCGATCCGGTGTGGGCGGTCGCGGCGGTCTGTACCGCGTACCCGGTCGGTCCGGCCAGCACCGCGATCAGCGCCGCACCGGCCGCGACCAGCCCGAACCGACCCGCCGACCGACCCGCCAGCAGCAGCCCCACCACCGCGCCGGTGCCGAGCACCGCGACCGCGACACGCAGCCAGGGCTGCCAGTCGGCGCTGCGGCTCAGCAGCGTCCACGACCAGGCCGCGCTGACCGCCACCGTCGCGGCGAGCAGCGCGCGGGCCCACAGCCGGTGGCGCCGCTGCCACAGGGTGGTCGCGCCCATGCCGACCACCGCGCCGACCGCTGGCGCGAGGGCCACCGTGTAGTACGCGTGGTAGATGCCGGCCATCAGGCTGAACACCAGGCCGGTGGTGAGCAGCCATCCTCCCCAGAGGAGGAATCCGGCCCGTACCCGGTCGGTGCGCGGGGCCCGTGCACGCAGCGCGAACCCGGCGACCAGCAGGATCAGCGCCGCCGGCAGCAGCCAGGCGATCTGTCCGCCGTTGTCGGCATCGAACAGGCGGGTGAGGCCGGTCTGCCCCCAGCCGCCACCACCACCGACCGAACCGACCTGCTCCCCGGTGATCCGGCCGAGTCCGTTGTAGCCGAGGGTCAGCTCCAGGATGCTGTCGGACTGGGATCCGCCGATGTACGGGCGGTAGCGTGCCGGGACGAGTTCGACGATCGCGATCCACCAGCCGGCGGCACCGACGATGGCGACACCGCCGAGCAGCAGGTGCACGATTCGGCGACGGACCGGGGCCGGCGCGGCGATCAGGTACACCAACGCGAAG from Solwaraspora sp. WMMD791 includes:
- a CDS encoding glycosyltransferase family 39 protein → MTSTLSAPVPAGPPSQDGPPGPDLGAGPGAPYADQPYADQPATRWRRLIHGPPGDPRWARPALGGLLLATAALYLTGLDVSGWANAYYSAAAQAGSQSWLAFFFGSSDAANSITVDKPPASLWLMALSVRVFGLSSWSVLLPQALAGVAAVGLLHATVRRWYGPAAGLIAGLVLAVTPVAVLMFRFNNPDALLVLLLVAAAYATVRAVETASARWMLLAGTAIGFAFLTKMLQALLVVPAFALVYLIAAPAPVRRRIVHLLLGGVAIVGAAGWWIAIVELVPARYRPYIGGSQSDSILELTLGYNGLGRITGEQVGSVGGGGGWGQTGLTRLFDADNGGQIAWLLPAALILLVAGFALRARAPRTDRVRAGFLLWGGWLLTTGLVFSLMAGIYHAYYTVALAPAVGAVVGMGATTLWQRRHRLWARALLAATVAVSAAWSWTLLSRSADWQPWLRVAVAVLGTGAVVGLLLAGRSAGRFGLVAAGAALIAVLAGPTGYAVQTAATAHTGSIPSAGPAVTSGMAGPGGMGRPGGAGGRDGGGGPDGGGGPGGVGRAGDGGPAGGQPDGTMGGTMGGPTGGTAGPGGGMGGLLNAATAPEELVVALRTDADAYTWVAAAVGANNAAGYQLATEEPVMALGGFNGSDPSPTLAEFQQYVADGAIHYFIAGSLPRSDSGSDTADQIATWVTQTFTATEIGGVTVYDLTAG